Proteins found in one Sporichthyaceae bacterium genomic segment:
- a CDS encoding glycosyltransferase, whose protein sequence is MDQPVSQLEPGVVAHLVNGSASSVAGAVHKLNDYDVVIVQHEYGIFGGPDGVEVVDLVESLRVPTIVVFHTVLETPTTRQREILERLIRAADAMVTMTKTAQRRLVDLYGADPRAVRTIPHGAIDHHKRAGGRGTGARPLVLTWGLLGPGKGIEWAIEALPGLRDLNPRYLVLGATHPRILAREGEAYRNRLSGRARDLDVADLLELDSSYLPAGELFDVVASADLVLLPYDSREQVTSGVLIEAVAAARPIVSTAFPHAVEMLAQGAGLLVPQRDPAALGTAVRQVLSEPGLARTMSARAALQAPALFWDAVADRYRELAEDLCVAALASAS, encoded by the coding sequence GTGGACCAGCCGGTAAGCCAACTCGAGCCCGGCGTGGTGGCGCATCTGGTGAACGGGTCTGCGAGCAGCGTGGCCGGCGCTGTGCACAAACTCAACGACTACGACGTGGTCATCGTTCAGCACGAGTACGGAATTTTCGGCGGTCCCGACGGGGTCGAGGTTGTCGATCTGGTGGAAAGTCTCCGGGTTCCGACCATCGTGGTGTTCCACACGGTGCTGGAGACACCGACCACCCGGCAGCGAGAGATCCTGGAGCGCCTGATCCGGGCGGCCGATGCCATGGTCACCATGACGAAGACGGCGCAGCGCCGACTCGTCGACCTCTACGGTGCAGACCCGCGCGCGGTCAGGACCATTCCGCACGGGGCGATCGACCATCACAAGCGTGCCGGTGGGCGGGGCACGGGGGCTCGCCCACTGGTGCTCACCTGGGGCCTGCTCGGCCCGGGGAAGGGCATCGAGTGGGCCATCGAGGCGTTGCCCGGGCTGCGGGATCTGAACCCGCGTTATCTCGTGCTGGGCGCGACTCACCCGCGGATCCTCGCCCGGGAGGGTGAGGCCTACCGGAACAGACTTTCCGGTCGAGCCCGAGATCTCGACGTTGCAGATCTCCTGGAACTGGACTCCAGCTACCTGCCGGCGGGCGAGCTGTTCGACGTCGTCGCGAGCGCCGACCTGGTGCTGCTGCCCTACGACTCTCGGGAGCAGGTCACCTCAGGGGTCCTCATCGAGGCGGTCGCTGCCGCGCGCCCGATCGTGTCGACCGCCTTTCCGCATGCCGTCGAAATGCTCGCGCAGGGTGCCGGACTGCTTGTCCCGCAACGCGATCCGGCCGCTTTGGGCACGGCCGTCCGCCAGGTGCTGAGCGAACCAGGTCTGGCGCGGACCATGTCGGCGCGCGCGGCACTGCAGGCACCGGCATTGTTCTGGGACGCCGTCGCCGACCGGTACCGCGAGCTCGCCGAAGACCTGTGCGTCGCCGCGCTGGCGTCCGCGTCATGA
- a CDS encoding cold-shock protein: MTQGIVKWFNGEKGFGFIAVEGQPDVFVHYSAIAADGYRSLEENQRVELEITPGPKGPQAQNVRPI, encoded by the coding sequence ATGACTCAAGGCATCGTGAAGTGGTTCAACGGCGAAAAGGGCTTCGGGTTCATCGCCGTGGAGGGCCAGCCGGACGTATTCGTCCACTACTCCGCGATCGCGGCGGACGGCTACCGCTCGCTGGAGGAGAACCAGCGCGTCGAGCTGGAGATCACCCCCGGCCCGAAGGGCCCGCAGGCGCAGAACGTGCGCCCGATCTAG
- a CDS encoding helix-turn-helix domain-containing protein: MDESAAPGWTFLTNHAQVVVCIAHDPGVRLRDIGERVGITERAAHRIVTELADAGYLTRRRDGRRSHYTINAHLPLPDPVARERSVGELLAILAGPGLTRRVDPPETSG, from the coding sequence ATGGACGAGAGCGCCGCGCCCGGCTGGACGTTTCTGACCAACCACGCCCAGGTGGTGGTCTGCATCGCCCACGATCCCGGCGTTCGCCTGCGCGACATCGGCGAGCGCGTCGGGATCACCGAGCGCGCCGCGCATCGTATCGTCACCGAGCTCGCCGACGCCGGCTACCTCACGCGCAGGCGAGACGGGCGCCGCAGCCACTACACGATCAACGCCCACCTCCCGCTCCCTGATCCGGTCGCCCGCGAGCGGAGCGTCGGTGAGCTGCTCGCGATACTCGCCGGCCCCGGACTGACCAGGCGGGTCGACCCGCCGGAGACGAGCGGATGA
- a CDS encoding DEAD/DEAH box helicase, with protein sequence MARSRQALSAPRRSTSAPERRAPRRRDDEGIIGVLARAAREVEAAVRGGTVFPSVRTKFQVVALLVRRERARIKAEPTGSASQRAETLRRLDGIAMILAQTAVADTSLLALLAEDAVVSEAARSLTRAMLTDAGVELPPEESADTSPATEPAGRGVTPQSVVSRQLANPFLAPDFSAAGQPTVSARRLAGWELLGPLFRSFEEAGGGAPACMALPAPRAVRVPSGVELMPHQAQVVAAAAAGHRTFLLADQPGLGKTASALLAAQAANAYPLLAVVPNVVKTNWAREVGLWTPSRSATVIHGNGETINGFADIVIVNYEVLDRHVDWIGEFGFRGMVVDEAHFIKNKTSQRSRHVLELADRVRSRTARPLLMALTGTPLINDVEDFRAIWQFLGWIDDSQPLVELMRALEETRLTPIDHGFRPAARQCVIDLGIVRRRKVDVAADIPARRIADLTVELDETAGRSIRQAQQRLAKRMVSRYQAALETRTSGVCVDGIDHDLVRTIAGRERKEATVSKTDGNVFGMMRRIGRAKAPLAADYAVQLARNAGKVVFFAKHIEVMDAAEQTFTKAGIRFSSIRGDQSSSARQKQIDAFVNDPQVAVVVCSLTAAGVGLNLQVASNLVLAELSWTDAEQTQAIDRCHRIGQTEPVTAWRIIAAQTIEARIAELIDSKAVLAARALDGSEDELSSSADVQLEALIALLTDALSGPTG encoded by the coding sequence GTGGCTCGATCTCGCCAGGCGCTGTCGGCGCCTCGCCGGAGCACCTCTGCGCCCGAGCGGCGTGCCCCGCGTCGACGCGACGACGAGGGCATCATCGGGGTGCTCGCCCGCGCCGCGCGTGAGGTCGAGGCCGCCGTGCGGGGCGGGACCGTGTTCCCGTCGGTGCGTACCAAGTTCCAGGTCGTCGCCCTGCTGGTGCGTCGGGAGCGCGCGCGGATCAAGGCAGAGCCGACCGGGTCTGCGTCCCAACGGGCGGAGACGCTGCGACGCCTGGACGGGATCGCAATGATCCTGGCCCAGACCGCGGTTGCCGACACTTCCCTGCTGGCGCTCCTGGCCGAGGACGCCGTCGTCTCCGAGGCGGCCCGGTCGCTGACCCGCGCCATGCTCACCGATGCCGGTGTCGAACTGCCCCCGGAGGAGTCGGCGGACACCTCGCCTGCCACCGAGCCCGCCGGACGCGGCGTAACGCCGCAATCGGTCGTCTCGCGCCAACTGGCCAACCCCTTCCTCGCCCCGGACTTCTCCGCCGCCGGGCAACCCACTGTTTCGGCGCGCCGCCTGGCGGGCTGGGAGCTGCTCGGCCCGCTGTTCCGCTCCTTCGAGGAGGCCGGCGGCGGCGCCCCGGCGTGCATGGCTCTGCCCGCGCCGCGCGCCGTGCGCGTGCCGAGTGGGGTTGAACTGATGCCGCATCAGGCGCAGGTCGTCGCCGCTGCCGCGGCCGGACACCGGACCTTCCTGCTCGCCGACCAGCCGGGCCTGGGCAAAACGGCATCGGCGCTGCTGGCCGCGCAGGCGGCGAACGCGTACCCGTTGCTCGCGGTGGTCCCCAATGTCGTGAAGACCAACTGGGCGCGCGAGGTGGGCCTGTGGACACCTTCCCGCTCGGCAACCGTGATCCACGGCAACGGTGAGACGATCAACGGCTTCGCCGACATCGTCATCGTCAACTACGAGGTCCTCGACCGCCACGTGGATTGGATCGGCGAATTCGGCTTCCGCGGGATGGTCGTCGACGAGGCGCACTTCATCAAGAACAAGACTTCTCAGCGCTCGCGGCATGTGCTCGAACTGGCCGACCGCGTCCGGTCGCGCACCGCGCGGCCGTTGTTGATGGCGCTGACCGGCACTCCGCTGATCAACGACGTCGAGGATTTCCGGGCGATCTGGCAGTTCCTCGGCTGGATCGATGACTCGCAACCGCTGGTCGAGCTCATGCGGGCCCTGGAGGAGACCCGGCTGACCCCGATCGACCACGGCTTTCGTCCCGCCGCTCGGCAGTGCGTGATCGATCTGGGCATCGTCCGGCGCCGCAAGGTCGATGTGGCCGCCGACATCCCCGCGCGGCGCATCGCCGACCTGACCGTCGAGCTCGACGAGACGGCCGGGCGCTCGATCCGCCAGGCCCAGCAGCGGCTGGCCAAGCGCATGGTGTCCCGGTACCAGGCCGCGCTCGAGACGCGCACGTCCGGTGTCTGCGTCGACGGCATCGACCACGACCTGGTGCGGACCATCGCCGGCCGGGAGCGCAAGGAGGCCACGGTCAGCAAGACCGACGGCAACGTGTTCGGCATGATGCGCCGCATCGGTCGGGCGAAGGCGCCCCTGGCCGCGGACTACGCGGTGCAACTCGCGCGCAACGCGGGCAAGGTCGTCTTCTTCGCCAAGCACATCGAGGTCATGGATGCGGCCGAACAGACCTTCACCAAGGCCGGGATCCGGTTCTCGTCGATCCGCGGGGATCAGAGTTCCAGCGCTCGGCAGAAGCAGATCGATGCGTTCGTCAACGACCCACAGGTCGCCGTCGTGGTCTGCTCCCTGACCGCGGCCGGGGTGGGGCTCAACCTGCAGGTCGCCTCCAACCTCGTGCTCGCCGAGCTGTCCTGGACCGACGCGGAACAGACCCAGGCCATCGACCGCTGCCACCGCATCGGCCAGACCGAGCCCGTCACCGCCTGGCGCATCATCGCGGCGCAGACCATCGAGGCGCGCATCGCTGAACTGATCGACAGCAAGGCCGTGTTGGCCGCCCGGGCGCTGGACGGCTCGGAGGACGAACTGTCGTCCTCGGCCGATGTTCAGCTCGAAGCGCTCATCGCGCTGTTGACCGACGCCCTTTCCGGGCCAACTGGCTGA
- a CDS encoding helix-turn-helix domain-containing protein, whose product MTTRPRNRRALIIAAAADQFHRLGYHRVATGDIAAAAGITAGALYRHFPSKQDLLGEIILDRLQRFEAVFSAAEDGPLEDLVRALSSHGLDVRDLGVLWQRESRQLPGPERDKLRHRLRELALRLADRISRHRPELTEFQAELLAWSVFAVIASPSHSKREFPRPRFDEILTAAACSALAAPLPATTPRSTARPAIDRQLLAGRVSRREALLDAAVEMFARHGFQGVTMEDIGAAVGIAGPSVYNHFSGKPEILDSAITRATQWLQFLVTQVLGSASAAEDAADALLRGSIAFVVAHSALLDVLIGETQHLPDDRRQAARQAQHEFVSDWIRLLTHDRPEMDSVELRILVQAELTVMSDIARTQHLADHPYLVDHLVSICSTIQGTRTGRTITPRSRPVSQLARKGRRSTAR is encoded by the coding sequence ATGACCACCAGGCCCCGGAACCGGCGTGCGTTGATCATCGCCGCAGCCGCCGACCAGTTTCATCGACTCGGCTACCACCGCGTGGCCACCGGCGACATCGCTGCCGCGGCCGGCATCACGGCGGGCGCGCTGTACCGGCACTTCCCGAGCAAGCAGGATCTGCTCGGCGAGATCATTCTCGACCGGCTGCAACGATTCGAAGCGGTCTTCAGCGCGGCTGAGGACGGACCCCTCGAGGACCTGGTCCGCGCACTGAGTTCGCACGGGCTGGACGTCCGAGATCTTGGGGTGCTGTGGCAGCGCGAATCCCGCCAGCTGCCCGGGCCCGAGCGGGACAAGCTTCGGCACCGGCTCCGGGAACTGGCTCTGCGCCTGGCGGATCGGATCAGCCGCCACCGGCCGGAGCTCACCGAGTTCCAGGCCGAGTTGCTGGCCTGGAGCGTCTTCGCGGTCATCGCCAGTCCCTCGCACAGCAAGAGGGAGTTCCCCCGTCCCAGGTTCGACGAGATCCTGACCGCCGCCGCGTGCTCGGCGCTCGCCGCGCCGCTGCCTGCTACGACACCTCGATCCACCGCCCGACCGGCGATCGACCGCCAGTTGCTCGCCGGTCGGGTTTCCCGCCGGGAGGCCCTGCTCGATGCAGCGGTCGAGATGTTCGCCCGCCACGGATTCCAGGGGGTGACCATGGAGGACATCGGGGCCGCCGTCGGGATCGCCGGGCCCAGCGTCTACAACCACTTCAGCGGTAAGCCCGAGATCCTCGACTCAGCGATCACTCGAGCCACCCAGTGGCTCCAGTTCCTGGTGACGCAGGTGCTCGGCTCGGCGTCAGCTGCCGAAGACGCGGCCGACGCGCTGTTGCGCGGCTCCATCGCTTTCGTCGTGGCCCACAGCGCGCTGCTCGACGTGCTGATCGGGGAAACGCAGCACCTGCCCGACGACCGCCGCCAGGCGGCGCGCCAGGCCCAGCACGAGTTCGTCTCCGACTGGATCCGACTCCTGACCCACGACCGCCCCGAGATGGACAGCGTCGAACTACGCATCCTCGTGCAGGCCGAACTCACGGTCATGAGCGACATCGCGCGGACCCAGCACCTGGCCGACCACCCCTACCTCGTCGACCACCTGGTGAGCATCTGCTCGACCATCCAAGGAACCCGAACCGGGCGGACAATCACGCCGCGGAGCCGGCCCGTCAGCCAGTTGGCCCGGAAAGGGCGTCGGTCAACAGCGCGATGA
- a CDS encoding enoyl-CoA hydratase/isomerase family protein: MTGLSVESPQPGVALVVLDRPGWLNAFDEATVRALPTLLEALAEDPQVRVVVLTGAPGAFCAGGDLALVGTLPLLGAEELEALLLRGFQASALLHSMDKPTIAAVNGPAAGGGLGLALACDLRIAGRDATFVSPFINMGLAPDYGVTWLLPRIVGHAVALEMAVTGRRVGAAEALTTGLVSRLCDDPLAEVLSLAGRIAAQPAQAVALTKRLMRDSAPLDLPTALAAEAKVARAALQSEEFAERWATWRTEISGVTDGRN; the protein is encoded by the coding sequence GTGACCGGCTTGAGCGTGGAGTCACCGCAACCTGGCGTCGCGTTGGTCGTGCTGGACCGGCCCGGCTGGCTCAATGCGTTCGACGAGGCGACGGTCCGGGCCTTGCCAACACTGCTCGAAGCGCTGGCCGAGGATCCGCAGGTCCGGGTTGTGGTGCTCACCGGCGCCCCCGGAGCCTTCTGCGCAGGCGGCGATCTGGCCCTGGTCGGCACGTTGCCACTGCTGGGCGCGGAGGAGTTGGAAGCCCTGCTGCTACGCGGTTTCCAGGCCTCGGCCCTGCTCCACTCGATGGACAAGCCGACGATCGCGGCTGTCAACGGACCCGCGGCCGGGGGAGGGCTGGGTCTGGCACTGGCATGCGATCTGCGCATCGCCGGCCGGGACGCCACGTTCGTGTCGCCGTTCATCAACATGGGTCTCGCGCCCGACTACGGGGTCACCTGGCTGCTCCCGAGGATCGTCGGTCACGCGGTCGCCCTGGAGATGGCGGTGACCGGACGGCGGGTCGGCGCGGCGGAAGCGCTGACCACCGGCTTGGTCAGTCGGCTGTGCGACGACCCGCTGGCGGAGGTGCTGTCGCTGGCGGGCCGGATCGCTGCGCAACCCGCCCAGGCTGTCGCGCTCACCAAGCGCCTCATGCGCGACTCCGCACCGCTGGACCTGCCCACGGCACTTGCCGCCGAGGCCAAGGTGGCGCGGGCTGCCTTGCAGAGCGAGGAATTCGCCGAGCGCTGGGCCACCTGGCGAACCGAGATAAGCGGCGTGACCGACGGGAGAAACTGA
- a CDS encoding AMP-binding protein, with protein MPSICDTLRSTAARCPDREALVFGVRRRSYRQLSDDVERAASALAAAGTRPGDRVLLMAPNSDAFVVAAYAALRAGAILVPANPRNAPPEIAHLIADSGATTVLGAPEFAELITAGIERAGARSTVFALGPGSPFGDLFDEPERAEVAHRPVESDDALLLYTSGTTGKPKGALFDHHRTMWVGVNMAGTCGVRDAERLLHVAPLYHAAQLCAMLWPGTIFGATHVVLPAFEPVAVADALAAERISVFFGVPTMYQFLLRLPDLAVRDLTALRVGLFGAAPMPAATVKSLLEALPGVSLYQLCGQTEAGPGGIYAGPADVAARPDASGRYALPNTEARVITPEGAEVEPGQVGELILRGETIMKGYWNQPAATAETIRDGWLHTGDLARLDVDGYLTLVDRLKDLVITGGRNVYSVEVENVLAGHPDIADVAVIGVPHEDYGESILAVIAPVEDREPTLDDIRSWCQDQIAGYKIPHAVVLHPIPRNPSGKIQKHLLRAELANSVAVLS; from the coding sequence ATGCCTTCGATCTGCGACACCCTGCGCTCCACCGCTGCCCGCTGCCCAGACCGGGAGGCACTGGTCTTCGGCGTTCGGCGCCGGTCCTACCGCCAGTTGTCCGACGACGTCGAGCGCGCCGCCTCAGCGCTTGCCGCCGCAGGGACGCGGCCCGGCGATCGAGTGCTGTTGATGGCCCCGAACAGCGACGCGTTCGTCGTCGCCGCGTACGCGGCCTTGCGTGCCGGAGCAATCCTGGTGCCGGCCAATCCCCGGAACGCCCCCCCGGAGATCGCCCACCTGATTGCGGATTCCGGCGCGACGACAGTGCTCGGGGCCCCGGAGTTCGCCGAACTGATCACGGCGGGGATCGAGCGGGCAGGTGCCCGCTCGACTGTGTTCGCCCTCGGGCCCGGGTCGCCGTTCGGTGACCTGTTCGACGAACCGGAACGCGCTGAGGTCGCTCATCGGCCCGTCGAGTCCGACGACGCCTTGCTTCTGTACACCTCGGGAACCACCGGTAAACCGAAGGGCGCCTTGTTCGACCACCACCGGACCATGTGGGTCGGAGTGAACATGGCGGGTACCTGCGGCGTGCGGGATGCGGAACGGTTACTGCACGTCGCGCCGCTTTACCACGCGGCCCAACTCTGCGCGATGCTCTGGCCCGGCACGATCTTCGGTGCCACTCACGTCGTGCTGCCCGCATTCGAACCGGTCGCGGTGGCGGATGCGCTCGCGGCCGAACGGATCTCGGTGTTCTTCGGCGTACCGACCATGTACCAATTCCTGCTTCGGCTGCCGGATCTCGCGGTGCGCGACCTCACCGCCTTGCGGGTCGGGTTGTTCGGCGCGGCCCCGATGCCCGCGGCCACCGTCAAGTCCTTGCTGGAGGCGCTGCCGGGCGTGAGCCTCTATCAGTTGTGCGGCCAGACCGAGGCAGGACCGGGCGGGATCTACGCCGGGCCGGCCGACGTCGCGGCTCGTCCGGACGCCAGTGGCCGATACGCGTTGCCGAACACCGAGGCACGGGTGATCACGCCCGAGGGTGCCGAGGTGGAGCCAGGTCAAGTCGGCGAACTCATTCTGCGGGGGGAGACGATCATGAAGGGCTACTGGAATCAGCCCGCAGCCACCGCCGAGACCATCCGGGACGGTTGGCTGCACACCGGCGACCTCGCTCGCCTCGACGTCGATGGCTACCTCACCCTCGTCGACCGACTGAAGGATCTGGTGATCACCGGCGGTCGCAACGTCTACTCGGTCGAGGTCGAGAACGTACTGGCCGGCCACCCCGACATCGCCGACGTAGCGGTGATCGGGGTACCGCACGAGGACTACGGCGAGAGCATCCTTGCCGTCATCGCACCCGTCGAGGACCGCGAGCCGACCCTGGACGACATCCGTTCCTGGTGCCAGGACCAGATCGCCGGCTACAAGATCCCCCACGCCGTGGTGTTGCATCCCATCCCACGCAACCCCTCCGGGAAGATCCAGAAGCACCTGCTCCGGGCCGAGCTCGCGAATTCCGTGGCGGTGCTGTCATGA
- a CDS encoding ABC transporter substrate-binding protein, producing the protein MTRRSLTAAIASCTAVALLAGCGGSAAGTSTVQAGAALGAVNTAAPAVAAGPTVAGTAGHRTGNAAGGAGTSTATTAAAPSKRGTKTGAGNGASSGKTIGGKSSDVPSIGQAAAGPAAAVERLVSSHPIFGGSAACGPASLSEIPIGNVSTLSGVLGEALSPAREALQIFVAAQNACGGLNGHRIKLYIDDDQGDPATATAKVQSMIETKKVLAFVGNTEVLTIDAVVPVIKKYGIPIIGGDIASNTWFTNPLLFPQGPPPASVAYGYLKGATEYFKKTNVGDLWCIEIPRACEENDRAFRELAPGFGITVKRSIASSITAPSYVQQCLDLQSSGVEALALLVDAASMVRVARSCEQVGYHPKILPTPLGIGNQKQFLTGNAWLGNSYVALNYFPWFANETPVEKYWQSAMKKYDPGADIGAASSAGWTAGALLVAASALLSPTNPTTAELLAGLYAFGGQKWTGLGGLSGPRTFLAGKAPRVPYCLFAAISNATNTGWASAVSTPQCTEKLAPSDPQNGQ; encoded by the coding sequence ATGACCCGCCGGTCGCTCACGGCCGCGATTGCGAGCTGCACCGCGGTGGCACTGCTCGCCGGCTGTGGTGGCTCCGCCGCCGGGACGAGCACCGTGCAAGCCGGTGCAGCCTTGGGCGCCGTGAACACCGCCGCGCCCGCGGTGGCCGCGGGTCCGACGGTGGCCGGTACCGCCGGCCACCGCACGGGCAATGCAGCGGGAGGCGCGGGCACGTCGACCGCTACCACCGCCGCCGCCCCGAGCAAGCGCGGCACGAAGACCGGAGCCGGCAACGGCGCGAGCAGCGGCAAGACCATCGGTGGCAAGAGCAGCGACGTGCCCAGCATCGGCCAGGCGGCGGCGGGTCCCGCCGCGGCCGTCGAGCGCCTCGTCTCCAGCCACCCGATCTTCGGGGGCAGTGCAGCATGCGGGCCCGCGAGCCTGTCCGAGATCCCGATCGGAAACGTCAGCACGCTGTCCGGCGTCCTGGGCGAGGCGTTGTCGCCCGCACGGGAGGCTCTGCAGATCTTCGTCGCGGCGCAGAACGCCTGCGGTGGCCTCAACGGACACCGGATCAAGCTTTACATCGATGACGATCAGGGCGACCCGGCGACGGCAACTGCCAAGGTCCAGAGCATGATCGAGACCAAGAAGGTGCTGGCGTTCGTCGGCAACACCGAGGTCCTCACGATCGACGCCGTCGTTCCGGTCATCAAGAAGTACGGGATCCCGATCATCGGCGGCGACATAGCCAGCAACACCTGGTTCACCAACCCGCTGCTCTTCCCCCAGGGCCCGCCGCCGGCTTCGGTCGCCTACGGGTACCTCAAGGGCGCCACCGAATACTTCAAGAAGACCAACGTCGGCGACCTGTGGTGCATCGAGATCCCGCGCGCCTGTGAAGAGAACGACCGTGCGTTCAGGGAACTCGCGCCCGGGTTCGGTATCACCGTGAAGCGGTCGATCGCATCGTCGATCACGGCACCGTCGTACGTCCAGCAGTGTCTGGACCTCCAGAGCTCCGGTGTCGAAGCGTTGGCGCTGCTCGTCGACGCGGCGTCCATGGTGCGGGTGGCGCGTTCGTGCGAGCAGGTCGGGTACCACCCGAAGATCCTGCCCACCCCGCTCGGCATCGGCAACCAGAAGCAGTTCCTCACCGGGAACGCGTGGCTCGGCAACTCCTACGTGGCGCTGAACTACTTCCCCTGGTTCGCCAACGAGACCCCGGTGGAGAAGTACTGGCAGTCCGCGATGAAGAAGTACGACCCCGGCGCCGACATCGGCGCCGCGTCCAGCGCCGGTTGGACCGCCGGCGCACTGCTCGTCGCAGCCTCGGCCCTACTGAGCCCGACCAACCCGACCACCGCGGAACTGCTGGCCGGACTCTACGCATTCGGGGGCCAGAAGTGGACCGGGCTCGGCGGCCTCAGCGGGCCACGGACATTCCTTGCAGGCAAGGCCCCCCGGGTGCCCTACTGCCTTTTCGCCGCGATCTCCAACGCAACGAACACCGGGTGGGCGAGCGCGGTCTCCACGCCGCAGTGCACCGAAAAGCTTGCGCCGTCGGATCCGCAGAACGGCCAATGA
- a CDS encoding LLM class flavin-dependent oxidoreductase has translation MQPTRTPRQVFEWGVAQAVTADQAGFSEYWVGEHATLQWESIPSPELVIAAAAVQTSRIKLGPLAHLLPYHNPATLAVQTAWLAQICEGRYQLGIAAGAYHTDAALRGITDMSVNHKMLFEAIEIIEKVWAGKEYQEQGQFWKHGFPHEDPIHPVRDIRPPGGRIQMAMTGLSPDSPSISFAGANGYIPVSIYSGDAFVRNHWAVYSAAATAHGHPVDRAIHRVVRDVVVADTDAEAKKFAIEGGLGEAWEQYLAPTYKRFGVMEGLLADPSHNVQDVDAAYLAEHVWITGSPETVTQKINDWQGSTGGFGTLLIYGHDYLDDSKPWDESMHRLAQEVAPKITVPS, from the coding sequence ATGCAGCCGACCCGGACTCCGCGTCAGGTCTTCGAATGGGGAGTCGCCCAGGCGGTGACAGCCGACCAGGCCGGCTTCAGCGAGTACTGGGTCGGCGAGCACGCGACCTTGCAGTGGGAGAGCATCCCCAGTCCCGAACTCGTCATCGCCGCAGCGGCAGTGCAGACCTCACGAATCAAGCTTGGGCCGCTGGCGCACCTGCTCCCGTACCACAACCCGGCCACGCTGGCAGTGCAGACGGCGTGGCTGGCGCAGATCTGCGAAGGGCGCTACCAGCTGGGCATCGCGGCCGGGGCCTACCACACGGACGCGGCGCTGCGGGGCATCACCGACATGTCGGTGAACCACAAGATGCTCTTCGAGGCGATCGAGATCATCGAGAAGGTCTGGGCCGGCAAGGAATACCAGGAGCAGGGTCAGTTCTGGAAGCACGGCTTCCCCCACGAGGACCCGATCCACCCGGTCCGCGACATCCGCCCACCCGGCGGCCGGATCCAGATGGCGATGACCGGGCTGAGCCCTGATTCCCCGTCGATCAGCTTCGCGGGCGCCAACGGCTACATCCCGGTCAGCATCTACTCGGGTGACGCCTTCGTGCGGAACCACTGGGCGGTCTACTCGGCAGCGGCGACTGCGCACGGCCACCCGGTCGACCGTGCCATACACCGCGTCGTGCGGGACGTCGTGGTCGCGGACACCGACGCCGAGGCCAAGAAGTTCGCGATCGAGGGCGGCCTGGGCGAGGCGTGGGAGCAGTACCTGGCCCCGACCTACAAGCGCTTCGGCGTGATGGAGGGTCTGCTGGCCGACCCTTCGCACAACGTCCAGGACGTCGATGCGGCCTACCTCGCCGAGCACGTCTGGATCACCGGGTCCCCGGAGACCGTCACCCAGAAGATCAACGACTGGCAGGGCTCCACCGGCGGCTTCGGCACCCTGCTGATCTACGGCCACGATTACCTTGACGACTCGAAGCCGTGGGACGAGTCCATGCACCGGCTGGCTCAGGAGGTCGCGCCGAAAATCACGGTGCCGTCCTGA